The following are encoded in a window of Dysidea avara chromosome 4, odDysAvar1.4, whole genome shotgun sequence genomic DNA:
- the LOC136253429 gene encoding 52 kDa repressor of the inhibitor of the protein kinase-like encodes MVKATDVPQPSKTPSLVQMDIGIIYSKATSPADFSAAVHSLTVAEKYELLTNHKIPHKDHAFPTQHVGGCNRSFKPAWLSLHPWMVYSEQVDGVFCIICAIFCTDLSKGSFVNKPFHAWNKKSEKTKEHENSLYHQKCMELADSFKYNVEHPDVSITSQVDARKAANIERNRSILKSLASAVLFCGKQCIALRGDAEKPETPGNPGNFLALLKLLATNDDILRKHLETPAMRNATYISPQSQNDLIEVIGEQIFQGIADDVNASPFYVILADEVTSHNVEYLALCVRFFDHKQNTIREEFLAFLPLVRITGEAISAVILGFLSKNQIPASNMRGQGYDGASNMASDSVGVQARIKQAAPLATYVHCNGHCLNLVISKSCKLPQVRNVLDRMQSCSKFFLYSPKRMGVLELIIRQNVVDETRRKPLLDVCRTRWAERQSAYQHFYQAYVFITEALELIGYKRHMEKYGTTYSDWGTTSRSNAQQLLAGIISFEFIVVFLTTYQYLSHLAGITVKLQKRTLDIIEAHEEITEITKTYSLERKNVDSGFAKIFEHSKRVAEKVDCTIQMPRIASRQKHRSNAAADNPCEYFQRNVAIPLLDHIISFLDQQFCDSSVTAIMLLGLVPSILCRKNINLETTVSKYSADLPSPELFQMELKRWKNRYTGKKTRERPSSAGEALKECDKDMFPNIFVLLQIACTIPVTSCECERSASGLRRLNNFLRASMGKDRLSHLALMHIHYDTPIDLNSVVDTFATQHPRRLELDSLP; translated from the coding sequence ATGGTGAAAGCAACTGATGTGCCACAACCTAGCAAAACACCAAGCCTTGTCCAAATGGACATTGGCATAATCTATTCTAAGGCTACGTCACCTGCTGATTTTTCTGCTGCAGTGCACTCGCTGACGGTGGCTGAAAAGTATGAATTGCTTACAAACCATAAAATTCCACACAAGGACCATGCATTTCCAACACAGCATGTTGGTGGTTGCAATCGCAGTTTCAAACCTGCATGGCTTTCACTGCATCCTTGGATGGTGTACAGTGAGCAGGTTGATGGAGTATTCTGCATCATATGTGCCATTTTCTGCACTGATTTGTCCAAAGGAAGCTTTGTTAACAAGCCATTCCATGCGTGGAACAAAAAAAGTGAAAAGACTAAGGAGCATGAAAATTCTTTGTATCATCAAAAGTGCATGGAACTGGCTGATAGCTTCAAATATAATGTTGAGCATCCGGATGTCTCCATCACATCTCAGGTAGATGCTCGCAAAGCTGCAAATATCGAACGCAACCGTAGCATTCTGAAATCTTTGGCTAGCGCTGTGCTGTTTTGTGGCAAACAGTGCATAGCCTTGCGAGGAGATGCAGAGAAACCTGAAACACCAGGTAATCCAGGAAATTTTCTTGCTCTACTAAAATTGCTAGCTACAAATGATGATATATTAAGGAAACATCTGGAAACTCCTGCAATGAGAAATGCAACATACATCTCTCCTCAAAGTCAGAATGATTTGATTGAGGTTATAGGTGAGCAAATATTCCAAGGCATAGCAGATGATGTCAATGCATCTCCATTTTATGTTATTCTGGCAGATGAGGTAACATCCCACAATGTGGAGTACCTAGCTTTATGTGTCAGATTTTTTGATCATAAGCAGAATACAATCAGGGAAGAATTTTTGGCATTTCTGCCCTTAGTAAGAATAACAGGTGAGGCAATTTCTGCTGTCATATTAGGCTTCTTAAGTAAGAACCAAATTCCAGCATCAAACATGCGTGGTCAGGGGTATGATGGTGCTAGCAACATGGCTTCAGATTCGGTAGGTGTCCAAGCACGTATTAAGCAGGCAGCCccattagctacgtatgtacattGTAATGGCCATTGTCTTAATTTAGTTATCAGcaaaagttgtaaattaccaCAAGTACGCAATGTTCTTGATCGGATGCAAAGCTGCAGTAAGTTTTTTCTGTACAGTCCAAAGCGAATGGGTGTTTTAGAACTCATTATAAGGCAAAATGTGGTTGATGAGACAAGAAGAAAACCCTTGTTGGATGTTTGCAGGACCAGATGGGCAGAACGGCAGAGTGCTTATCAACACTTCTATCAGGCATATGTGTTCATTACTGAGGCTTTGGAGCTGATCGGCTACAAACGGCACATGGAAAAGTATGGCACCACCTATTCAGATTGGGGTACAACAAGCCGTAGTAATGCACAACAACTGCTAGCAGGAATCATCAGCTTTGAATTTATTGTAGTCTTTCTTACAACTTACCAATATCTCTCACACTTAGCTGGTATCACAGTAAAGCTACAGAAACGTACACTTGATATTATTGAAGCTCATGAAGAAATTACAGAGATTACCAAAACTTACAGCCTTGAGCGGAAGAATGTTGACTCTGGGTTTGCTAAGATATTTGAACACAGCAAAAGAGTTGCAGAAAAAGTAGATTGCACCATTCAAATGCCACGCATTGCCTCTAGGCAGAAGCATCGTAGCAATGCTGCAGCAGATAATCCTTGTGAATACTTTCAAAGGAATGTAGCAATACCACTGCTGGACCACATAATTTCTTTCTTGGACCAGCAGTTCTGTGATTCATCTGTTACTGCTATTATGCTGTTAGGGCTTGTGCCATCTATTCTTTGCAGAAAGAATATTAACCTTGAAACAACTGTTTCCAAATACAGTGCAGATCTTCCATCCCCAGAACTATTCCAAATGGAACTTAAGCGTTGGAAAAATCGCTATACTGGTAAGAAAACCAGAGAAAGACCATCATCAGCTGGAGAAGCACTAAAGGAGTGTGACAAGGATATGTTTCCCAACATATTTGTACTTTTACAGATTGCTTGTACCATTCCAGTAACATCCTGCGAATGTGAGAGGAGTGCAAGTGGATTGAGGCGTTTAAATAATTTTCTAAGGGCATCAATGGGAAAAGATCGGCTCTCCCATTTGGCATTAATGCATATACACTATGACACTCCAATAGATCTTAACAGTGTAGTAGATACTTTTGCCACACAACATCCACGTAGACTCGAGCTGGATTCACTGCCCTGa